The genomic stretch AGATGATATGAATATAGCAGATAAATtagatattattaaaaagaagctagctataaataataatatagacattgataatataaattatgaacgTTTTGATATGTATCAAGTcgattttgaaaaaataggTTTAAATGTAAGTAAtttagaaaaagaagaaaaatatattttgttgttatatatttctgaAAAGAAGTTAGAATATGTATGGAATGAAAGAGAAGCTTTTAAGCGTGCTCATTcgaatataaagaatttcCAGGTTAATCAGAATAAGATGagagaattaaaaaatgagaaaagaGAAAATGCTGTATTAATTGATAcacaatattttaaaagtaaTGATATGAGAAATTATGAGActtatattttgaataagaagaataataagaatgtaaaatataaatcttCAAATAATAGTAGTACAAATAATACCAATACTTTTTCTAACATTGGTAGGTCTATATCTCTAACTTCATCATTTGATATGTgtgaaaagaaatataataattctaaagatttttcattattattagagaggcataaatataataaaatgggaAATCATCAATATGTCGAAAAAATGAATAGTGACgattataatgatattataagTAATGATGAAAAGGTACAAGATGTAGGGTTCTTCTTACCGTTTTATCGtaagttattaaaaaaatacgaGACAATAAACAACGTGGtcataaataatgataccACTAGTAATGATGTTGTTggaaataataacatttgtaataataacatttgtGATAAAAGGGATGAAGGTGATAATTCTCACAAATATATGTCCAATGAAAAAGCCTTATTTGAAAAGTTCCTCAAAAGCttcatttctttatttttccaAGATGAATGTATTGATCAATTTTTAAACTATTATGATGATATGAAGACATcgaaaaatgaagaagatgcCCTGTTAACACATTCTTTGTGTATAGATTATATGTGTAATTGTTTTgaagatatatatgtacaaaaggattatattgaaaatgacgaaaaaaaattttggtttttacatttttctgATATTAtgaaagatataataaataattttatagaaAATGAGAATTTAGTAAACAAAATAAGAAAGATACAAATAGtaaataacatattaaaaGATGAGGTAAAAACATATTCAATTAAGGTAGCCCATGAGGACATTTATTTGAATGTATCTCAAAATTTTATTGAAGATTATGAAAACGTTATAGTTAGTAAGGACGTAggattttttaatttatatatattggataaaaattataagtaTAATTATCACACATATACGAAACAGACCTATAATCAGAAAATGAAAAGGGAAAACAGtaaagataatattaataaatatgttgaTAGGTATAATCAAATTAATTATACAAACTCATTTTGGAGTTATATATTTggatattttaataatatatataataattggtctcaagaaaaagaagacaCAGATAATTCTTCATGTAGTAATTCTGCAGAGTCTTTACAAAacgatataataaattcatCAAAACTTGTTATTCAAAATTTTAGTAATTCGGATGAAGAAGAAAGTGGTGATATTTCAGTGACGACAGATGATGAAAATTATCCAAATTTAGAGGAACAAAAGtgtaagaataaaaataaaagcattattaaaaatgagcAGGATATAGAAAATACAATATTGCATAAGAGACCTAAACAGAATCACGAAGAAAAAGTAAGTACAGatgaaattttattaaaaggaaataagaagaataaatatagaaaaaacaaatataaaaatgatgattcaaaaaaaataaagaacacAAAAAGTGTGGATACAAATATATTGCAAAATGATGAAGGAGTAGATACaaacattaataataaagaattaaataattatatgaataacgAAATAAAGTTTAACTATTTAGAAAAGCAAGATTATATATTGGGTAGTTCCACAAATATAGATGACAGTATAATTGAGAGTAATTTATCAAATGTTAGTTTTCATAATTCTGAAAATTCAAACGATATAAAATTGGATGGTTTTTACGTTGTTAAtaagaaagaagaaaagaaacaaaatattacaaaagaGGAAGAACAGTCAGAaatgttaaataataatataaatataataaataataataacaacaataataataataaaaacaacagtaataataataaaagttgtagtaatatatataagaacagAGATTGTCATATTTCTTCATACAAAAATTCTAAGTGTGATAATAGAAAATATCTAGGAAATGTAGCTAATTTAGTTTCATTTCAATATAAAGGTTCCTTaccaaaagaaaatattaataacttaaaaaaaataaataaaaataaaaatgtcaTAGGTTGTTATTTATCATCATCTGATGATAGTTTAGTTGGAGTACATATTAAAAGTGATATGGTTCAAGATTCTGTAGATACACATTTTGTTATGGAAAGATGtcgaaaatataataaacaaataaaaaaatccTATGTACATATTCTAAATGCAAACAAAAAACAATATTTAGCTGTAAATCTAAATACATACAAAATCATatacacaaataaatatgatgatacaatatatatggatGAATATAATGAACAACATAAAATATCTACATATTTCCAATTACAATCAATATCAGatatgatgaaaaatattttaatcgAAGATATTGTACAGAGTGTAGCTGATATATTATGTTGATAGTAGAAATTGTGAAAGACAACAAGACATACGTAAATTTTTCTATACTCGAAAAGTTAAAATAAGgctaatataaaaatatacatgtaaatatatatatgtatatatttatttatatatgtgtacctTTTTATGCATATAATGTTgtgtgtttatatttataaatatgtaaaaattattttttctttttttgtctttttttttttttttttttttttcattcagTCATGATTTTGACAGAATATGATTCAccatgcaaaaaaaaaaaaatgtctaaatagtaataaatataaataatttgttaTTAATCTTgcgttatatttatttgtttatgtttttatttttaatatgatttttcttttcttttttttttttataatttttcttgataaatattttaatgctTTTGTTAgaaattaattcttttttttcatttctttttttttttttttttttgtttttgttataattgtgtataatttaatatatccgTTTTGTTACTttgtaaaaatttttattaactccgtcatttaatttttttttttaatcaatGTTTGATTAtccttaaatatataaagtatcTTATTCGTTgtgtaattttttaatatcctttaccatttttattttccttcaAGTGTCGATATATTAAtgttgttcttttttttttctttttttaaatataaactaTTAATTCAAAATagagttttttttttttttttttatcaaaatgttaaaaaaataaagagaacacataaataaataaatatatacatatatatattatgcatAACTGCTGTGCTTAATATGCAAAAACAACATTATggatgcaaaaaaaaaaattaaaaattatatttaaaaaatagattgataagatatatatatatatgttcagaTTAATCATGATCTGGTTCTTTGTCGTGAATTGTAACCCTTCTTCTCTTTACTTCTTGAACCTCCTTTTTGTTTGTATTTTGTCTTATGTCCAAAGCATGCCTATTAACCGTTGATATACCATCTATAAATctcattttaaataaaacatcTGCATGAGAGAACATTCCTTCTTTTAAAGATACAATAATAAATTGTGAATGTGGAAATTGTGTCCTTATCATATCTCCAATATTTTGAGTATGATTTAAATCTAAAGCCGCATCAATTTCATCTAAGATATACATCGGCACTGTTCTCACTTTTAATAAGGCTAGAATTAATGACAGGGCTAAAAGACTTCTTTGACCTCCACTTAATTCGGTTAGGGACTCTTTCCAATTGTTATTAAAGGCAatctaaaaaaaatgataatatatataaataaataaataaataagtatatatatatatatatatatatatatatatatatatacaaacatttatatatttttatatatatatatataattgtctTGTTTCTTTTTGTCCAGTGCGCATGCCATTTTATACCTTCATCTCTATTCCGTTAGCTAAATCCCCATCTACTATACTTAACTTTGCTTGGGCATTATTCAAAAGGGTAGAAAATATAGCTTGGAAATATTCATTAATTTGCTGATACATTGCCAACAAACTTTCACTTTTCTTTACATCCAAATCTGCTATAACTTCctgtatttttttcttatcttcTTCAACTTGTGATTTTTTGGTTACTAAATCTTTGTAGTCTACTTGCACCTGTTCATACATTTGTACTGCTTTTCTATTAATATTGATTGACAATTTATTTTGCTCATTTTGTAAAGCCTGTATTTTTTTCTGTATAACGTCATGTCTAAAATTTTCAAAATCGTAtggtgtatattttttattaaacaaaGGTTCATAAGATTCTATCCATACatgtgttttatataaatatttaactGTATCACTAGATGTTTTAAGGTCCTTTTGTAAATCTAATAATGTATTTTCtagtttttttaaatctaatatattttcacttttttttttttctaaatctTCTATTTTCTTAACAACAtgtttcatttcattttcataTGAACTAAAACTTGATTGAAGTTCTGTGATTTTGTTTtctaattcttttaaattttcttttgtaatattaatatttttttcaatatcttcaatttttttttcaatttcatttataatttcatCAGTTGAAGATAAAtcatttgtttctttttctttttgttttttataattttcaatttgtaataatacatcatctatttcttctttttttttatgttcttCTGTTTctaattgttttattttgttttttaattttttaatagtttcttttaaatcttcttcttttttatcctTATTAGCTTCATATTCAgatatatctttttctaaTTTACGTATTACTTcagttaattttttttgttctttatataattcacTTAATTCATTTCGTCCCTTATCAATTTCATTTTTGTGctcttctatttttttattaacactACCATATTTACTTGTTTCCATTCgattttcaatattatttaagttgttttcatatatttgtaattcttttgaaataatttttttcttttcctctGCTTTTTCTAatgattttaatttttcactTACTTCCTTTAATTTGTTTTCGTTATCATGatattgttcttttttatgtttatacttttcataatttaataagaataagttaatatttttgttagATCCTCCAGACATACTCCCAGACGTATCAAATTTATCACCTTCTAAAGTTATAGTAGTATaagataattttttatttggatTGTAAgtaatttttttacataaatcAACATTAGAACAAATTAATGTgccattaaataaatattgtatGATTCGTTctaaatttttatcatattccataatatctaaaaaatatataacatcatttttatcttttatatttaaaccAACATTTCGTCGACATTCTTCTATATGCTTTTCATGTACTTCTCTTGATATTACACAATCTTCTAGAGGTAACAATGTCACTCTTTTACTTCCACtcgaaaaattattatattcaaataGCCTTTTACTAtgttctttattttgtaCAAGTAAATATGTTAATTTTCCACCTAATATTAAATGTACAGCTAAAgctgtattaatatattctttttttatttttattaatttatatatttgtccTAATACATCTGTACTTTTCATATTACTTGGTATTTTATAATCAATTTTTACactattaattatatttttcaaaactTGTAATTCTTGTTGTAATTTTTCCATAtcgttatataaaatatttttatctgtTTTTAAAGTATCCAATtccataaaattattatattctttatttaatttatctaaTTCTTGTTCAcataacttttttttcttttcttcaatatctttttctttactaatttcattatattccttttcatattttttacgTTGTTCTTTTAATGtcataatttctttttctaaatgtttattattttgtaaaaaattatttatttgtgttTCAGCTTTACTTAAATtcgttttataattttttagttGCTCTCTAAAAGAACctgtatattcattattattagtacCAGCACTTAAAAGGCAATTCATTGTTAAttgtttttcatttaattcttcttttaaaatttcgattttcttttttaaatcttcatatgattttaaatttttattatttttttcattatttttttgataatcatctaatttattttgtaaattattaatttctttttttatatcttctcttcttcttttctcttttgctttttctttattttccattttaGCTTCTGATTTTAATTGagaaattttcttttctaattcttctttttgaCTTATCAAAATTTTCATAGGTTCACTAGCAGTATTAGTTTCTTTaacaattttttctttttcaattttatatttctcaaTATCTTTATCAATCTCTTTTATACCTTTCTctaaaattttttcttcacTTTTTGCATCTTCGATTTTTTCTTCACATTttgtcatcatttttttagctacataatatttgtatgCTATTTCaactttttcatatttttctatttcttcattattactaacaaatttattatattcttctttttctttttttaattttactaATGTTGGTTCAATTTCTTCAAATAatactttatttatttcaccTAATTTCTGATCCTTTTTTACCATCAATTTTATAGCATTTGTTCTTTTCACTTCATAAAGTTTGGTACCACTCGATTCTTCAATTAATCCTAAGAGCTCAATTggtttcatatttataacttTTGTTATCTTACCTtgcataattaaaaaatgaggattatttatattcaattTTAATGACTGAAAAAAATCACTAATATCTTTAGGTTTAGCATTATGACTGTTTAAAAGATATCGATTTCTTCCTCCTAAAACTATTTGTCTAGTAATAGTTATATTCTTCATATCACGATAAGGTTCTTGTAAAGGACTTGGCTTTTCCTCATTATTAAACTTTATAGTAACACTACCTTTCGTAATTCCAGCTTGAccttgtttatatattaattcatCTAATCGATTCACtcttattaaatttaaattatttatacccATAACAAAACATATCGCATCTAAAACATTCGATTTCCCACTACCATTTAAACCTGTTATGGCATTAAATTGAGGATGAAAGGGACCAATCACGGTTTTGGTTGGGTAACTCTTGAAACCATCTAATATTATTTCCtcaatatacatattaatatatttaaatatatataaaatatataatatgactGCATAAATCGGCAAATcatgaaatataaattaaaaaaaaaaaaaataatattatatatatatatacatatatattttatttatcccTTCAGTTTCCTTTTcaattcataatttttttttccccttttatcattattatatatatatatatatatattatatttatttactgaATTGATCAGGCAAAATTTTTGgctgtattttttttttttttttttaatacacatttaaaatgatatattaatcaaattattttgaggattcatttttttgttaattatactacatatattatatatatatatatatatatatatatatatatatatttatatataattatttttttttttttttgaaccaTTTCCCTTACATTCAATGAATAGGAATAAATATTGACATGGattaatattaacaatatatatatataaaatatgtatatatatttttacgtTGGTAACATTATATAAGTATTTCCTCaagttttattaaaatgtaaaataattatttattatatcctcaaatataataaaataataaatatacattatatatatatatatatatatatattacatttatgtatttttttatatgcacatatataatatttgtatttatttcttagcgttataacaataaaaatatctttttaatttaatgagaaatgttattaatactattaaaattatgtatatctttattatttatatatttaagcatatatgtataaatattatatatattcaactATATATTAGGAATAaaccacatatatatatatatatatatatatatatatttatacatagcATATCCaacatttcaaaaaaaatgttactTAAAAGACAaagtttaaaaataattcttttaggAATAACTACCATATTTTATGTCTtcctaatatatatttgatgaataataattacacgagttataaatttataaaagatactttttcataataacatagttacatatatttgttttgtcATCATTCcatacaaaaaaagaaattatgatGTAATAATAGAATaatatccaaaaaaaaaaaaaaaaaaaaaaaaaaaaaaaaaagaacaaaaatatgatttattaaaataaataatttatacatatatttaatacgtccatataacaaataaccaaatatttctttttatataaaaatattaagaatctattattaaaatgatagatatatatataacaattctTCCCTCATGCTAactaaaataataaaagaaaagattatatatataatatatgtatggaatatcatataaaattatcaaCATTTTTAGGttcaatgaaaaaaaaaaaaaaaaaaaaaaaaaaaattaaaagacatatataaatgtgtatTTGAAtagatgtatatatttttattaatgtgtattaaatatatatatatatttttcttttcaaatGATGagaaattaattatatgtaatataaataatgtagaGCATTTTATCTTCTCCTTATAagtatatacattatttacaTGGTCAACTTATGTatatcatatgtatattttttagttGTATAAAtcataacataaatatatatagctagatagataaaaaaaaaaaaaaaaaaaaaaaaaaagaagtcAAGGAATAGTATTCCtttatgttttaatataaataaggttttcaaaatgatataatatatatatatatatataatattcatatgtattgatatgaatgaatatattttaataaaaattaaaaatattgttttatatatgaacaaatttAAGCATATAAAAttcttaattatatatatatatatatatatatatatatcatatgaatatcattatatattaaacccAATAAAATGCTAAGTTAATTTTATAACTTGtccttttaatattatataacatatattttttttttttatagatatgaaaatatatacctTATACATGACACTTCATAAGTGTTATTAAAATGGAATACTTGATattagaagaaaaatataaaaatcttctggttaaaaattaatttaatgTTTTCTACgtaacaatatataatatatatattatatatatattcatatgtgtgtgtttatttatatatgaccgataatattataacatgtaaacatttatatattatatacacatttataatacataaaaaagaataaatctAACTATGAAAATAGGCTGCTTAAGAAAGAAACAGAAATACTTAACAAGAAATTGGAGGTACATATTTggataaaattaaatgatcaaataaaatgaaacatgtatataatatatatatatatatatatatttatttattatttttcttattaattatacaaaaaGAATTTAGAAAGTGCTTATATAGATactgaaaataaaataacagaatttattaaagataaagaagaattagaagattatttatataaaataaaaagagaaaatttGGATTTAAAAGATGAAGTTtctaaattaaatgaaaaaatacaaGTAAAAATTGCAcattgtaaaatatatatatatatatatatattatattatattatttatatggttGTATACATTTTAGGATTTAAAAGGTTTAACTAAAACCTATAGAAAAATgattaaaaatagaaataaagaattattcGAATCAGAAATTTTAATGgcagaaaatattaatttaagaaataatatacaagtaatattaattattatttatttatatataagtgtatatattattcttattatatttgtaatttcTCCCACTTCAAtaattattctttatttttatgttatatgcTACATCCACCATTCATTTAAGGTTGTGAATAATGAGAAATTAAGTTTAGAATCAGAActaaacaagaaaaaaaaaattattaatgttatcaaagataaatataaaaagaatataggaaggtataaaaattatagtatatatatcatttataaatctttataatttctctcctaattttgataatatatcataaaaaaaagaaaaagaaaagaaaaaaaaaaaaaagtaatcataattttatatttcttttgtgCTAAGGTTATTGGAAAAATTTAATCAAAAAGATAGACACATATATGAATTCCAATCTTTTATTATTGATGGTAAtaaggaatataaaaatatgtgtttttttttaaacatattatcctttatatatgtgaataaatatatgaataaatataaattaatattttattttatttattatagaattgaataatttaaaagaagtCATATTAcgtgaaaatgaaaatatgcaTTTCGATGAAACCttaatgaataataaattcaTGAACATAAGCTTTCATTTAGatattgtaatattaaaaaaaaaatatatatatataaaaaaaataaaataaaataaaagaacaataaaaaaaaataatttcttattgatatgtttttttttttttttttttttttttttttttataatattgtatacttaattacattttaataaataattaaatatatattacac from Plasmodium falciparum 3D7 genome assembly, chromosome: 13 encodes the following:
- a CDS encoding structural maintenance of chromosomes protein 2, putative, giving the protein MYIEEIILDGFKSYPTKTVIGPFHPQFNAITGLNGSGKSNVLDAICFVMGINNLNLIRVNRLDELIYKQGQAGITKGSVTIKFNNEEKPSPLQEPYRDMKNITITRQIVLGGRNRYLLNSHNAKPKDISDFFQSLKLNINNPHFLIMQGKITKVINMKPIELLGLIEESSGTKLYEVKRTNAIKLMVKKDQKLGEINKVLFEEIEPTLVKLKKEKEEYNKFVSNNEEIEKYEKVEIAYKYYVAKKMMTKCEEKIEDAKSEEKILEKGIKEIDKDIEKYKIEKEKIVKETNTASEPMKILISQKEELEKKISQLKSEAKMENKEKAKEKRRREDIKKEINNLQNKLDDYQKNNEKNNKNLKSYEDLKKKIEILKEELNEKQLTMNCLLSAGTNNNEYTGSFREQLKNYKTNLSKAETQINNFLQNNKHLEKEIMTLKEQRKKYEKEYNEISKEKDIEEKKKKLCEQELDKLNKEYNNFMELDTLKTDKNILYNDMEKLQQELQVLKNIINSVKIDYKIPSNMKSTDVLGQIYKLIKIKKEYINTALAVHLILGGKLTYLLVQNKEHSKRLFEYNNFSSGSKRVTLLPLEDCVISREVHEKHIEECRRNVGLNIKDKNDVIYFLDIMEYDKNLERIIQYLFNGTLICSNVDLCKKITYNPNKKLSYTTITLEGDKFDTSGSMSGGSNKNINLFLLNYEKYKHKKEQYHDNENKLKEVSEKLKSLEKAEEKKKIISKELQIYENNLNNIENRMETSKYGSVNKKIEEHKNEIDKGRNELSELYKEQKKLTEVIRKLEKDISEYEANKDKKEEDLKETIKKLKNKIKQLETEEHKKKEEIDDVLLQIENYKKQKEKETNDLSSTDEIINEIEKKIEDIEKNINITKENLKELENKITELQSSFSSYENEMKHVVKKIEDLEKKKSENILDLKKLENTLLDLQKDLKTSSDTVKYLYKTHVWIESYEPLFNKKYTPYDFENFRHDVIQKKIQALQNEQNKLSININRKAVQMYEQVQVDYKDLVTKKSQVEEDKKKIQEVIADLDVKKSESLLAMYQQINEYFQAIFSTLLNNAQAKLSIVDGDLANGIEMKIAFNNNWKESLTELSGGQRSLLALSLILALLKVRTVPMYILDEIDAALDLNHTQNIGDMIRTQFPHSQFIIVSLKEGMFSHADVLFKMRFIDGISTVNRHALDIRQNTNKKEVQEVKRRRVTIHDKEPDHD